One Curtobacterium sp. MCLR17_032 genomic window carries:
- a CDS encoding ABC transporter ATP-binding protein translates to MSDATLLADPAPDLQADGRSTDGRTSDDRTSGGLVLRGMTKSLGGRDVVAGIDLDVAKGELVSLLGPSGCGKTTTLRMVAGFLPVDGGTVTMGGADVTDLGPERRPSAMVFQNYALWPHMTVTQNVAFPLRTRRVSKAETTRRVHEALDLVGLTHHATSKPTAISGGEQQRVALARAIVQEPDVLLLDEPLSNLDAKLRVSVRDEIRRIQQRLGITTVIVTHDQDEALSISDRIAVMHDGRIEQVASPTDLYARPSTRFVASFIGSTSTVTGAFLAAVRTPVPAGDEVLVRPEEVVLTDDGPVRATVSRVLMRGHFAELVLRSGDAELRAYVTGPPPPLGTETGVRIGAVLVYRDGVLTEVAR, encoded by the coding sequence ATGTCGGACGCAACGCTCCTCGCGGACCCCGCACCGGACCTCCAGGCCGACGGCCGGTCCACCGACGGCCGGACCAGCGACGACCGGACCAGCGGCGGCCTCGTCCTGCGGGGAATGACCAAGTCCCTCGGCGGACGCGACGTCGTCGCCGGCATCGACCTCGACGTGGCGAAGGGCGAGCTCGTCTCGCTGCTCGGCCCGTCCGGCTGCGGCAAGACCACCACGCTCCGCATGGTGGCCGGCTTCCTGCCCGTCGACGGCGGCACGGTGACGATGGGCGGCGCGGACGTGACCGACCTGGGACCCGAGCGCCGACCGAGCGCGATGGTCTTCCAGAACTACGCGCTCTGGCCGCACATGACGGTGACGCAGAACGTGGCGTTCCCGCTGCGGACCCGGCGGGTGTCGAAGGCCGAGACGACCCGGCGCGTGCACGAGGCGCTCGACCTCGTCGGCCTGACCCACCACGCGACCTCGAAGCCGACCGCGATCTCCGGCGGCGAGCAGCAGCGTGTCGCCCTGGCCCGCGCGATCGTCCAGGAGCCCGACGTGCTGCTCCTCGACGAGCCGCTGTCGAACCTCGACGCCAAGCTCCGCGTCAGCGTCCGCGACGAGATCCGGCGCATCCAGCAGCGCCTCGGCATCACGACCGTGATCGTCACCCACGACCAGGACGAGGCGCTGAGCATCTCGGACCGGATCGCGGTGATGCACGACGGGCGGATCGAGCAGGTCGCGTCGCCCACCGACCTCTACGCCCGCCCGTCGACCCGGTTCGTCGCGTCGTTCATCGGGTCCACGAGCACCGTCACGGGTGCGTTCCTGGCCGCCGTCCGCACCCCGGTCCCGGCCGGCGACGAGGTCCTCGTCCGCCCCGAGGAGGTCGTGCTCACCGACGACGGCCCGGTCCGCGCCACCGTGTCCCGCGTCCTCATGCGCGGGCACTTCGCCGAGCTCGTCCTCCGCTCCGGCGACGCGGAGCTGCGTGCCTACGTCACCGGCCCACCGCCGCCCCTCGGCACCGAGACCGGTGTCCGGATCGGTGCGGTGCTCGTGTACCGCGACGGCGTCCTGACGGAGGTCGCACGATGA
- a CDS encoding extracellular solute-binding protein has protein sequence MKTRVLAGVAIAAAASIALSGCVQSANASNGAEATPGSTSLNVFISGDTNVQDLWDKSLIPAFERMHPKITVHTSIDLHGEHDAQTQANLATAVKAHKTLPYDLVDAGFVTTAGKAGLMAKTDARAIPNLAHVPAATREQGGDRAIPYRASSVLLAYDTKKVTNPPKTLDDLLAWITSNPGQFAYNSPSSGGSGGAFVMTVLAKYLSKSEQTQMQTTYDKSLESKWDAGFAALKDLGPSTYQKGVYPNGNDQVLQMLGSGQIQMAPVWSDQFITAQKAGTIGKDVAFTQISDPSFTGSASYLGIPATEPKAKKQAADELADFVLSSQGQQLVAKAVSGYPVVPLSSLPSSVAEQFSKADPSKLRLGFQSAFQADMNAAWDAKVPQ, from the coding sequence GTGAAGACCCGAGTCCTCGCCGGCGTCGCCATCGCGGCCGCCGCATCCATCGCCCTCTCCGGCTGCGTCCAGAGCGCGAACGCCTCGAACGGCGCCGAAGCCACCCCGGGCTCGACGAGCCTGAACGTGTTCATCAGCGGCGACACGAACGTCCAGGACCTCTGGGACAAGTCGCTCATCCCCGCCTTCGAGCGGATGCACCCGAAGATCACCGTCCACACCAGCATCGACCTGCACGGGGAGCACGACGCACAGACCCAGGCGAACCTCGCCACGGCGGTCAAGGCGCACAAGACGCTGCCCTACGACCTGGTGGACGCGGGCTTCGTCACCACGGCGGGCAAGGCCGGCCTGATGGCGAAGACCGACGCCCGTGCGATCCCGAACCTGGCCCACGTCCCCGCAGCCACCCGGGAGCAGGGCGGCGACCGGGCGATCCCGTACCGCGCCTCCAGCGTGCTGCTCGCCTACGACACGAAGAAGGTCACGAACCCGCCGAAGACCCTGGACGACCTGCTCGCCTGGATCACGTCCAACCCGGGCCAGTTCGCCTACAACTCGCCGTCCTCCGGTGGCTCGGGCGGCGCGTTCGTGATGACGGTGCTGGCCAAGTACCTGTCGAAGTCCGAGCAGACCCAGATGCAGACGACGTACGACAAGTCGCTCGAGTCGAAGTGGGACGCGGGCTTCGCCGCGCTCAAGGACCTCGGCCCGTCGACGTACCAGAAGGGCGTCTACCCGAACGGCAACGACCAGGTGCTGCAGATGCTCGGCTCGGGCCAGATCCAGATGGCCCCGGTCTGGAGCGACCAGTTCATCACCGCGCAGAAGGCCGGCACCATCGGCAAGGACGTCGCGTTCACGCAGATCTCCGACCCGTCGTTCACGGGCAGCGCGAGCTACCTCGGCATCCCGGCGACCGAGCCGAAGGCCAAGAAGCAGGCCGCCGACGAACTCGCCGACTTCGTCCTGTCGTCCCAGGGGCAGCAGCTCGTCGCGAAGGCCGTGTCCGGCTACCCGGTCGTCCCGCTCAGCTCGCTGCCGTCGAGCGTCGCCGAGCAGTTCTCGAAGGCCGACCCGTCGAAGCTCCGCCTCGGCTTCCAGAGCGCGTTCCAGGCCGACATGAACGCGGCGTGGGACGCGAAGGTCCCGCAGTGA
- a CDS encoding alcohol dehydrogenase catalytic domain-containing protein: MRATVIHAPRDIRVEERDAPTILTPSDAVVRVVAACVCGSDLWPYRGVRDTAEPRAIGHEFVGVVDQVGDGVTDLHVGDFVIAPFTTNDGTCQACAHGMTSGCDHGSTFGVTPDAYGHPLGGAQAEYVRVPDAAASLVVVPGPVDDDLVPSLLTLSDVFSTGHHAAVSAEVGSGKTVVVVGDGAVGLSAVLAAKRLGAERIIAMSRHADRQALAREFGATDVVETRGDEGVAAVRELLGGDLADCALEAVGTAESMDQALRVVRAGGAVGYVGVPAGDPELPMPFLFAKNITVGGGMAPARAYIEELLPDVLSRAIDPGKVFDLELPLDEAPEAYAAMDERRAIKVLLRP; encoded by the coding sequence GTGCGCGCAACAGTCATCCACGCCCCCCGCGACATCCGTGTCGAGGAGCGCGACGCCCCCACGATCCTCACCCCGTCCGACGCCGTCGTCCGTGTCGTCGCCGCGTGCGTCTGCGGCTCGGACCTCTGGCCCTACCGCGGCGTCCGCGACACGGCCGAACCGCGGGCGATCGGCCACGAGTTCGTCGGTGTCGTCGACCAGGTCGGCGACGGCGTGACCGACCTGCACGTCGGCGACTTCGTCATCGCCCCGTTCACCACCAACGACGGCACCTGCCAGGCCTGCGCCCACGGCATGACGAGCGGCTGCGACCACGGCTCCACGTTCGGCGTCACGCCAGACGCATACGGCCACCCGCTCGGCGGTGCCCAGGCCGAGTACGTCCGCGTGCCGGACGCCGCCGCCAGCCTGGTGGTCGTGCCGGGTCCGGTCGACGACGACCTGGTGCCGTCGCTCCTGACCCTGTCGGACGTGTTCTCCACCGGACACCACGCGGCCGTCTCGGCCGAGGTCGGCTCGGGCAAGACCGTCGTCGTGGTCGGCGACGGAGCGGTCGGGCTGTCCGCGGTCCTGGCGGCGAAGCGCCTCGGTGCCGAGCGGATCATCGCGATGAGCCGGCACGCCGACCGTCAGGCCCTGGCACGCGAGTTCGGCGCGACCGACGTCGTCGAGACCCGCGGTGACGAAGGCGTCGCGGCCGTGCGGGAGCTGCTCGGCGGGGACCTCGCCGACTGTGCTCTCGAGGCCGTCGGCACAGCGGAGAGCATGGACCAGGCGCTCCGCGTCGTCCGCGCCGGCGGTGCGGTCGGCTACGTCGGCGTCCCCGCGGGCGACCCGGAGCTGCCGATGCCGTTCCTGTTCGCGAAGAACATCACGGTCGGCGGCGGCATGGCCCCGGCACGTGCATACATCGAGGAGCTGCTGCCCGACGTGCTGTCGCGGGCGATCGACCCGGGCAAGGTGTTCGACCTCGAGCTGCCCCTCGACGAGGCCCCGGAGGCGTACGCCGCGATGGACGAGCGCCGCGCCATCAAGGTGCTCCTGCGCCCGTAG
- a CDS encoding methyltransferase domain-containing protein, protein MTGPIDLSSRAVDLRELMDDPDCDPATLDRTLRRFALVNAAVSGWRSVWRTHVVPALPPTGRARVLDLGCGGGDLARSLVRWARSDGFDLEVVGVDPDPRAIAAAERQTTAGVTFRAQSSGDLVAAGERFDVVVSNHVLHHLDDAERGAFLRDSAELAVGRSVHSDIRRSVSAYRLYAIGASFVSAGTFIREDGLRSIRRSFTVPELAAALPSGWRAEPASPHRVLAVRG, encoded by the coding sequence GTGACCGGGCCGATCGACCTGTCCTCCCGCGCCGTCGACCTGCGCGAGCTGATGGACGACCCGGACTGCGACCCCGCGACGCTCGACCGGACGCTCCGTCGCTTCGCGCTGGTGAACGCGGCGGTGTCCGGCTGGCGGTCGGTGTGGCGCACCCACGTCGTGCCGGCACTGCCGCCGACCGGTCGGGCCCGTGTGCTCGACCTCGGCTGCGGCGGCGGTGACCTCGCCCGGTCGTTGGTGCGGTGGGCACGGAGCGACGGGTTCGACCTCGAGGTCGTCGGCGTCGACCCGGACCCGCGCGCGATCGCTGCGGCCGAGCGGCAGACGACGGCCGGCGTGACCTTCCGGGCGCAGTCGAGTGGCGACCTGGTCGCGGCGGGGGAGCGGTTCGACGTCGTCGTGTCGAACCACGTGCTGCACCACCTCGACGACGCCGAGCGTGGAGCGTTCCTCCGGGACTCGGCGGAGCTGGCTGTCGGGCGCAGTGTGCACTCCGACATCCGACGCTCGGTGTCCGCCTACCGGTTGTACGCGATCGGGGCGTCGTTCGTGTCGGCCGGCACCTTCATCCGCGAGGACGGCCTCCGCTCCATCCGCCGGAGCTTCACGGTCCCCGAGCTGGCCGCGGCCCTGCCGTCGGGCTGGCGTGCCGAGCCCGCGTCCCCGCACCGCGTCCTCGCCGTCCGCGGCTGA
- a CDS encoding ABC transporter permease subunit, with protein sequence MIKRLTGTALVWATAVVLAVFIAGPLLWLAVRAFATSWTYPNLLPDGWTLKWWGTVFQDPSLAVAVQNSLVLAPLTVLIAAVVCLPAAWAISRIEFPGRRVVLVGLFATNAFPKMGLFVTMSAMFTALNLMNTVTGILIVHVLGCVVFMTWLPAAAFSAVPRSLEEAARDAGAGRWRTFWSVTFPIAWPGILVAMVMSFLASFDEAQGTYLVGAPAYMTMPTAMYSLVLNSPRQVSAVFAIALSIPSVVLMTLARKHIMGGRLADGFQIR encoded by the coding sequence ATGATCAAGCGCCTCACCGGCACCGCCCTGGTCTGGGCGACCGCCGTCGTCCTGGCCGTGTTCATCGCCGGACCCCTGCTGTGGTTGGCCGTCCGGGCCTTCGCCACGAGCTGGACCTACCCGAACCTGCTGCCCGACGGGTGGACCCTCAAGTGGTGGGGGACCGTGTTCCAGGACCCGTCGCTGGCCGTCGCCGTGCAGAACTCGCTCGTGCTCGCCCCGCTGACGGTCCTCATCGCCGCGGTCGTCTGCCTGCCGGCCGCGTGGGCGATCAGCCGCATCGAGTTCCCCGGGCGTCGGGTGGTGCTGGTCGGCCTGTTCGCCACGAACGCCTTCCCGAAGATGGGGCTGTTCGTCACGATGTCCGCGATGTTCACGGCGTTGAACCTGATGAACACGGTCACGGGCATCCTCATCGTGCACGTGCTCGGCTGCGTCGTGTTCATGACGTGGTTGCCCGCGGCGGCGTTCTCGGCGGTGCCGCGCTCCCTCGAGGAAGCCGCACGCGACGCCGGTGCCGGACGCTGGCGGACGTTCTGGTCGGTGACGTTCCCGATCGCCTGGCCGGGGATCCTCGTCGCGATGGTGATGAGCTTCCTGGCGTCCTTCGACGAGGCCCAGGGCACGTACCTGGTCGGCGCTCCGGCGTACATGACGATGCCGACCGCGATGTACTCGCTCGTCCTCAACTCACCACGCCAGGTGTCGGCGGTCTTCGCGATCGCGCTGAGCATCCCGTCCGTGGTGCTGATGACCCTCGCCCGGAAGCACATCATGGGCGGCCGTCTGGCGGACGGGTTCCAGATCCGATGA
- a CDS encoding spermidine/putrescine ABC transporter substrate-binding protein, protein MDGIDGRVRNAVDVWLRWLPRWQIGTARPRTRICRRCTGSPIAAAAGFGPDVPHPVQHALIGRMSAIVEDAVDDYTAKNLPLLQRELERAAARKRRSGYQPAEGLSPEFQGLDIDPQPEPGEPFLFTLGELAGTGADAQEPREPLSDEAKAALRHEIELSDEAARSTGTAVCLALLDHRERIAEAVERLVEPQIAALVSDMFRGLDGPDEGPRGGLF, encoded by the coding sequence ATGGACGGCATCGACGGACGCGTGCGGAACGCCGTCGACGTCTGGCTGCGCTGGCTGCCCCGCTGGCAGATCGGCACCGCACGCCCTCGCACCCGGATCTGCCGGCGCTGCACCGGTTCCCCGATCGCCGCGGCGGCCGGGTTCGGACCGGACGTGCCGCACCCGGTGCAGCACGCGCTGATCGGCCGGATGTCCGCCATCGTCGAGGACGCCGTCGACGACTACACCGCCAAGAACCTGCCGCTGCTGCAGCGTGAGCTCGAGCGGGCCGCGGCACGCAAGCGACGCTCGGGGTACCAGCCGGCCGAGGGGCTGTCGCCGGAGTTCCAGGGCCTGGACATCGACCCGCAGCCGGAGCCGGGGGAGCCGTTCCTGTTCACCCTCGGTGAGCTCGCGGGCACCGGGGCGGACGCCCAGGAGCCCCGCGAGCCGTTGTCGGACGAGGCGAAGGCCGCGCTCCGCCACGAGATCGAACTGTCCGACGAGGCCGCGCGGTCGACCGGCACGGCGGTGTGCCTGGCGCTGCTCGACCACCGGGAGCGCATCGCCGAAGCGGTCGAGCGGCTCGTCGAACCCCAGATCGCCGCGCTGGTGTCGGACATGTTCCGCGGGCTCGACGGTCCCGACGAGGGTCCGCGCGGCGGCCTCTTCTAG
- a CDS encoding LacI family DNA-binding transcriptional regulator has translation MNGGRGAQPTILDVAARAGVSKSAVSRVLSGTGRFSDETRERVERAAAELGYVVNAMARGLVSGRTHTIGMLMRDASSMVYTALHAVMERRASELGYRVVTTTGVGRVEDEKSALAALVSMRVDGLVVCSGLMPAAEIADFAPRIATVVAGRPELHPALSSVYCDEVDGGAVIADTVADAGHTAVVVLTVPIGDAITQHARSRAMVERLRARGIRVIDIDASFVRPPEDLAADVVDVMRESGATAVMCPTDRLMLDLCGALARREVRVPQDVSVTGFDGVRPLADDWIGFTTFAQPIERIGREAIDLVVARIDDPASAVEHRSLRGTVVSGRTLLRR, from the coding sequence GTGAACGGCGGCCGTGGCGCACAGCCGACGATCCTCGACGTCGCCGCCCGCGCCGGCGTCTCGAAGTCGGCCGTCAGCCGGGTCCTCTCCGGCACCGGACGGTTCTCCGACGAGACCCGCGAACGGGTCGAGCGGGCCGCCGCCGAACTCGGCTACGTCGTCAACGCCATGGCACGAGGACTGGTCAGCGGTCGGACGCACACGATCGGCATGCTCATGCGCGACGCGTCGTCGATGGTCTACACCGCACTGCACGCCGTGATGGAGCGCCGGGCCTCCGAGCTCGGGTACCGCGTCGTCACGACCACCGGCGTCGGCCGGGTCGAGGACGAGAAGTCCGCACTCGCCGCCCTGGTCTCGATGCGGGTCGACGGACTCGTGGTCTGCAGCGGCCTGATGCCCGCGGCCGAGATCGCCGACTTCGCGCCGCGCATCGCCACCGTGGTCGCCGGCCGTCCGGAGCTGCACCCGGCACTGTCCAGCGTCTACTGCGACGAGGTCGACGGCGGGGCGGTCATCGCGGACACCGTCGCCGACGCCGGGCACACCGCGGTCGTCGTGCTCACCGTGCCGATCGGCGACGCGATCACCCAGCACGCCCGGTCGCGAGCGATGGTCGAGCGACTCCGAGCACGCGGCATCCGGGTCATCGACATCGACGCGAGCTTCGTGCGTCCGCCCGAGGACCTGGCCGCCGACGTCGTCGACGTCATGCGCGAGTCGGGGGCCACCGCGGTGATGTGCCCGACCGACCGGCTCATGCTCGACCTGTGCGGGGCCCTCGCCCGTCGGGAGGTCCGCGTGCCGCAGGACGTCTCGGTGACCGGGTTCGACGGGGTCCGTCCGCTCGCCGACGACTGGATCGGGTTCACGACGTTCGCGCAGCCCATCGAGCGCATCGGCCGCGAGGCCATCGACCTCGTCGTCGCCCGCATCGACGACCCGGCCAGCGCCGTCGAACACCGGTCGCTGCGGGGCACGGTCGTCTCCGGCCGGACGCTCCTGCGGCGGTGA
- a CDS encoding DUF3097 domain-containing protein, which yields MDEDRYGSDVLSGDWRSRGVQKVRQVPLERDMVLEDPDSGWAGAVVGLEAGNVSLEDWKGRVRAFPFVGQFLLEGELVTLSRPQAPVGRSAAAASPARSTATAGRPGAAPAVRHASDGGRLRTASGSFAVEQQRARVALPSRIMVEGKHDAELVEKVWGADLRVEGVVVEELSGVDNLADVLDDFRPTRERRVGVLVDHLVPGSKESRFADAVMRGKWGAHVLVVGHPFVDVWQSVKPARVGLQAWPTIPRSIEWKAGICQALGWPHAEQADIARAWQRILGQVRTFADLEPQLLGRVEELIDFVTEPA from the coding sequence GTGGACGAGGACCGGTACGGCAGTGACGTGCTCTCGGGCGACTGGCGCTCGCGGGGTGTGCAGAAGGTGCGGCAGGTGCCGCTCGAGCGCGACATGGTGCTCGAGGACCCGGACTCCGGTTGGGCCGGCGCCGTGGTCGGGCTCGAGGCCGGCAACGTCTCGCTCGAGGACTGGAAGGGCCGCGTCCGCGCCTTCCCCTTCGTCGGCCAGTTCCTGCTCGAGGGTGAACTCGTCACCCTGAGTCGCCCGCAGGCTCCGGTCGGTCGGTCCGCCGCGGCCGCCTCGCCGGCTCGGTCCACCGCCACGGCCGGGAGGCCCGGTGCCGCCCCGGCGGTCCGGCACGCCTCCGACGGTGGTCGCCTCCGCACCGCGTCCGGGTCGTTCGCCGTCGAGCAGCAGCGCGCCCGGGTGGCCCTGCCGAGCCGGATCATGGTCGAGGGCAAGCACGACGCCGAACTCGTCGAGAAGGTGTGGGGTGCCGACCTCCGAGTGGAGGGCGTCGTCGTCGAGGAGCTGTCCGGCGTCGACAACCTGGCTGACGTGCTCGACGACTTCCGGCCGACCCGGGAGCGCCGCGTCGGCGTCCTGGTGGACCACCTCGTGCCGGGCTCGAAGGAGTCCCGTTTCGCCGACGCCGTGATGCGCGGGAAGTGGGGCGCGCACGTCCTCGTCGTCGGGCACCCGTTCGTCGACGTCTGGCAGTCGGTGAAGCCGGCGCGCGTCGGACTGCAGGCGTGGCCGACGATCCCGCGGTCGATCGAGTGGAAGGCCGGCATCTGCCAGGCGCTCGGGTGGCCGCACGCCGAGCAGGCCGACATCGCCCGGGCGTGGCAGCGGATCCTCGGGCAGGTGCGGACCTTCGCCGACCTCGAGCCGCAGCTGCTCGGTCGTGTCGAGGAGCTGATCGACTTCGTGACCGAGCCGGCCTGA
- a CDS encoding ABC transporter permease subunit, with amino-acid sequence MTQTVPNGPALDREARGDTATGLPAVPSPAQGPRRPTGRRTTQERLARRRRVQGLALVTAPVLVVVLFVGVPVVNAALFSLGFTGGLNQALADIGQDTVSGFSFAVYGTLLGNPTFLRDLAATIGVTLASTGLTIALAVVVAVILRLRGGFLGRTLSVLAVVPIFVPVVIASWSILTFTDAQGFLRSAGAQVGIDVPVWGYTLVAVVFGSVWTSLPFAVLMIAGALQGTPDALIEAARDAGASTWRVVWQVLLPMAATPMVIATTFTVIGVLGSFTVPYFTGPNAPTMLGVDISKYFQSYNRPQQSTAMAFIVFAFAAAASVLYLRSTVRSNARELGKGQR; translated from the coding sequence GTGACCCAGACCGTCCCGAACGGCCCGGCGCTCGACCGGGAGGCCCGTGGCGACACCGCCACGGGCCTCCCGGCCGTCCCGTCTCCAGCCCAGGGCCCCCGTCGGCCGACCGGCCGCCGCACCACCCAGGAGCGTCTGGCGCGCCGCCGACGCGTCCAGGGCCTCGCGCTCGTCACCGCACCGGTGCTGGTCGTCGTCCTGTTCGTCGGCGTGCCGGTGGTCAACGCGGCGCTGTTCAGCCTCGGGTTCACCGGCGGCCTGAACCAGGCACTCGCCGACATCGGCCAGGACACCGTCAGCGGGTTCTCGTTCGCGGTCTACGGCACGCTGCTCGGCAACCCGACGTTCCTCCGCGACCTCGCGGCCACGATCGGGGTCACGCTCGCGTCGACCGGGCTGACGATCGCACTCGCGGTGGTCGTCGCCGTGATCCTGCGGCTGCGCGGCGGGTTCCTCGGCCGGACGCTCAGCGTGCTCGCCGTCGTCCCGATCTTCGTGCCGGTGGTGATCGCCAGCTGGTCGATCCTGACGTTCACCGACGCGCAGGGGTTCCTGCGGAGCGCCGGTGCCCAGGTCGGCATCGACGTGCCGGTGTGGGGCTACACGCTCGTCGCGGTCGTGTTCGGCAGCGTCTGGACGAGCCTGCCGTTCGCCGTGCTGATGATCGCCGGGGCGCTGCAGGGCACCCCCGACGCCCTGATCGAGGCCGCTCGGGACGCCGGTGCCAGCACGTGGCGCGTCGTCTGGCAGGTGCTGCTGCCGATGGCCGCGACTCCGATGGTCATCGCGACGACGTTCACCGTGATCGGCGTGCTCGGGTCGTTCACCGTGCCGTACTTCACCGGCCCGAACGCCCCGACGATGCTCGGCGTCGACATCTCCAAGTACTTCCAGTCGTACAACCGTCCGCAGCAGTCCACCGCGATGGCGTTCATCGTGTTCGCGTTCGCCGCGGCCGCCAGTGTGCTGTACCTGCGGTCGACCGTGCGCTCGAACGCCCGCGAACTCGGGAAGGGACAGCGATGA
- a CDS encoding DUF3054 domain-containing protein, with amino-acid sequence METRTWGWLAAVIDVVLIVAFAVIGRSSHGEAFAPLGLWTTAYPFLAGWAIAYVTSGAWARPLAIWPTGVVAWILTVFVGMAIRVATGQGVVDGNPLPISFLIVATIVLGVFLVGWRLLARLVLRVRSSRRSETRSPSAAEHSSQ; translated from the coding sequence GTGGAGACTCGTACCTGGGGTTGGCTCGCGGCCGTCATCGACGTCGTGCTCATCGTGGCGTTCGCCGTCATCGGACGCTCGTCGCACGGCGAGGCGTTCGCGCCGCTCGGACTCTGGACGACCGCGTACCCGTTCCTGGCCGGCTGGGCCATCGCGTACGTGACCTCCGGGGCCTGGGCACGGCCGCTCGCGATCTGGCCGACCGGCGTCGTGGCGTGGATCCTGACCGTGTTCGTCGGCATGGCGATCCGGGTCGCGACCGGGCAGGGCGTCGTCGACGGCAACCCGCTGCCGATCTCGTTCCTCATCGTGGCGACGATCGTGCTCGGCGTGTTCCTGGTCGGCTGGCGGCTCCTCGCCCGACTGGTGCTGCGGGTCCGGTCGTCTCGGCGGTCCGAGACGCGCAGCCCGTCTGCCGCCGAACACTCCTCCCAGTAG